Proteins found in one Miscanthus floridulus cultivar M001 chromosome 4, ASM1932011v1, whole genome shotgun sequence genomic segment:
- the LOC136552396 gene encoding UDP-glycosyltransferase 88B1-like, whose translation MCRLNHSAQLESELVHLASAATQALLSGGWNIMASLNVLLLPEPGSGHLMSLIEAGKRLLGHGAGGGDDEDLGQEFTVTVLVVRPPTPESASEVGAHVRRVAASGIGIRFHHLPAVDPPADCAGNLQAFKSRYLELYKPHVEAAARELGAAALVVDFFATTVLDVARALAVPTYVYFTSTAALLALTLRLPALNETVAVDFETFEGTVDVPGLPPVPAGNIPGFLGRKDNPNFTWFVYHGRRFMDADGIIVNTVTQLEPGLLTAIAEGRCMPGRPAPPLYPIGPVLNLGVENASDDEACVRWLDSQPQASVVFLCFGSLGWFDAAKAREVATGLERSGHRFLWALRGPPAAGSRHPSDADLDELLPAGFLERTKDRGLVWPRWAPQKAVLSHGAVGGFVTHCGWNSTMESLWHGVPLVPWPLYAEQHLNAFELVSVMGVAVAMEVDRKRDNFVEAAELERAVRALMGGGEEGRKAREKAAEMKAACRKAVEAGGSSYMALERLRDAIRKGASATAAHSKAPLI comes from the coding sequence ATGTGCAGACTCAACCACAGCGCACAATTGGAGTCGGAGCTCGTACACTTAGCTAGCGCAGCAACACAAGCTCTTTTGTCAGGAGGGTGGAATATAATGGCGAGCCTCAACGTGCTGCTCCTCCCTGAGCCCGGCTCCGGCCACCTCATGTCGCTCATCGAAGCCGGGAAGCGCCTGCTCGGCcacggcgccggcggcggagACGACGAGGACCTCGGCCAAGAGTTCACGGTGACCGTCCTCGTCGTGCGGCCGCCGACGCCAGAGTCGGCGTCCGAGGTGGGCGCGCACGTCCGGCGCGTCGCGGCGTCCGGCATTGGCATCCGGTTCCACCACCTCCCGGCCGTGGATCCCCCCGCGGACTGCGCCGGCAACCTGCAGGCGTTCAAGTCGCGCTACCTGGAGCTCTACAAGCCCCACGTGGAGGCCGCGGCGAGGGAGCTCGGCGCCGCGGCGCTCGTGGTCGACTTCTTCGCCACCACCGTGCTCGACGTGGCTCGCGCGCTCGCCGTGCCGACGTACGTCTACTTCACCTCCACCGCCGCGCTGCTCGCGCTCACGCTGAGGCTGCCGGCCCTCAACGAGACGGTCGCCGTCGACTTCGAGACGTTCGAGGGCACGGTGGACGTCCCGGGCCTGCCGCCCGTGCCCGCGGGAAACATCCCCGGGTTCCTGGGACGCAAGGACAACCCCAACTTCACGTGGTTCGTGTACCACGGCAGACGTTTCATGGACGCGGACGGCATCATCGTCAACACGGTGACCCAGCTCGAGCCTGGGCTTCTCACCGCCATCGCCGAAGGCCGGTGCATGCCGGGACGACCGGCGCCGCCGCTGTACCCGATCGGCCCGGTGCTGAACCTCGGTGTGGAAAATGCGTCCGACGACGAGGCGTGCGTCCGGTGGCTCGACTCGCAGCCGCAGGCGTCAGTGGTGTTCCTCTGCTTCGGGAGCCTGGGCTGGTTCGACGCCGCCAAGGCGCGCGAGGTCGCCACGGGGCTGGAGCGGAGCGGCCACCGGTTCCTGTGGGCGCTGCGCGGCCCTCCCGCGGCGGGCTCGCGGCACCCGTCGGACGCCGACCTAGACGAGCTCCTCCCCGCGGGGTTCCTGGAGCGGACCAAGGACAGGGGCCTCGTGTGGCCTCGGTGGGCGCCGCAGAAGGCGGTGCTCTCCCACGGGGCCGTGGGCGGCTTCGTGACCCACTGCGGGTGGAACTCGACGATGGAGAGCCTGTGGCACGGCGTGCCGCTGGTGCCGTGGCCACTGTACGCGGAGCAGCACCTGAACGCGTTCGAGCTCGTGTCCGTCATGggcgtggccgtggccatggaggTGGACAGGAAGCGTGACAACTTCGTCGAGGCCGCGGAGCTGGAGCGGGCGGTGAGGGCCCTGatgggcggcggcgaggaggggcGGAAGGCGCGGGAGAAGGCCGCGGAGATGAAGGCCGCGTGCCGCAAGGCCGTGGAGGCGGGCGGGTCGTCGTACAtggcgctggagaggctgcgtGATGCGATTCGCAAGGGTGCAAGTGCGACAGCCGCTCATTCGAAGGCGCCGCTCATTTGA